CGCAGCTCAAAGCTAGGGGAGTGGAAATTGTGATTGCCGGTGCAAAGATAAGCACTCTGAGAAAGGCAGACGCGATCACCGAGAGTTATAGTGGCGAGGTTATCAAGCCAGGCGTCTTCGGCCAGCCAGCAGGCCTCACCCACAACAAGGCGCCAAGGGAACTTTACCCGGAGTCCGGGCTTGATTCGGCAGCCCGCGCCAATCCGAGCTCTAAAGGCTCGCAGTAACAGCACACGCCATGCGGAGCCGGGCAGCCAACGGGCACTGAGCAAGGGCGACCCGACGCAGAACCACAGGATTTGCCGTGAAATGGGGGCACCAGGATGCCAGCCAGACGGTGTGCGATAGTTACGGAGATCTTGTATTAATTGATCCATTTCTGTAGCCATAATAACAGATTAATTCAACCGAAGAAATCGCCTTCAAAAATAGTTAAGCCAAATGGACAATTATCAAAATCCCTGAGGATTTTGCATATTATGCTTCATAGACAAAAGCAACATCAAAAATCACAGAATGCGGAAGCTATAAAAATTCAAAAGAAATATTTTACTTTTAATTTCTTACGAATGATGGTCTCTCTCCTCCACCCAGAACCCATGAATAGAGCTCATGAGTATCAGCAGCAGCCTGACTCCAACTGAAACTAATACGAACAAGAGATTGACCTGCATGCCCCATCGCAGCAAGCTCAGTTGAACTCAATTTAAAACAACGCTCAAGAACCGCTGCTAAATCAGAAGGACTGGACTCGGCACGTAGCGCGGCACCAACTTGGAACGCCTCGGGCAGGTTGCAGGCCTCGGTAAGTATGCACGGTCGCTGATATGCCATGGCCTCCAGAGCCGCCATAGGCAAACCTTCAGAAAAAGAAGGGAGCACAAAGGTTGTGGCGGCTGAAAGAGCGGCTGCCTTCTGTGCACGGAATACCGGACCAAAGACATGTAAACGCTCTAACTCGCCGCGCTGCTGTGCCTCTGCTACGCGACGGGCCAAGGCACCATCGTCGCCATATCCCACAAGGGCCAGCCAGTAACGATGTCGCTTGGCAGCAGGGATCACGGCCTGCCAAGCTTTGAGCAAGGGATCTAAGCCCTTTTTGGGGTGAAAGCGACCGAGAAAAAGCATCACTGACTCCCCGGCAGGTATCACTCCATCCCAAGGTGGCAAACATTTCGCTACTGCATCCGATGCATTCGGCAGTTCCACGCCATTAGGAATAACGGCGATAGGCACTCGAGGCAAGAGCACACGTATTGCAGCGGCTTCTGCCGAGCAAAGTGCATGCAAACAACGAGATGACTCCAATGCTCTCTTCTCCCAAAGGTGCCAAACAAGTTGCTTTTTGTAACGGGAGATAGCGAGAGCCCCTGAGTCAAGCATTCCATGAGGAGCGATCACCAGCGGCAGAGGCAAACCAGCTGTGCGGGATGCGACACGTGTGGGGCTACGCCAAAGGCCGTGGAGATGAACCAATTGCGGAGAAGCAGCCAGCACGGCACGGCTTATTGCTCGATCTCGCTGGCGTGGTTCAAAACGATCTGCAGTGAGCCATGTGGAATTAAGCCCAATCGAATGCTGAGCAGCGCTTAGGGATTGCACCGCAGTAGCGATACCGCCATCGCTGGAATTAGCCGCGTGGGAGAGATGAATGATCACTAAGCACTGAAGAAACTGCAATAACATTTACAGGCTTGGAGTTTATGCGATACAACCAAAACAAAGGAAAAACCGAAAAAACAAATAAAAACAATACCTGCGGGAAATATCCTCTTGAAACCACTACATACAGATACGAAGCTGTTAACAAATAAACACACTGTGCCAACGGTTCCCCAGATCGAACTAAAAACCAATTCCAAAGCTTACGCAGCATCAAGCCGAGAAAAAAACTAATTAGAATTAATGACGGAAATCCTGCTACAAGGTAATATTCTGCATAATTAATAATAACAGCACCTTGAATATACACTCTTCCACCATAAAATGAATGCAAAGCATTTTGATAATAACTTGCATCAGGTTTTGAGGGGAATATTGCCCTAGGAATTGGGAAAAGAACAGCCGCAACTAAAGGTTGCAACCCAACAAATGGAGAGCCAGGACCGGGAGTCTCTGCCATCACCCCAGACGAAGCAAGAAAAACTCCAGTTTCACTGACGCCAGTATTTGTTAAACTGAACAAGTTTAGTTGTTGATCAAGCCTCGAAAAATCGAGACCTTTTCCATAGGTGCGGGTCAGACCTATAAACCCATTAAAAAGAATGAAACCAACCAAAAAGATTGCTAGAATAGAAATATTAGGTCGTTTCAAGCGAGCCAAATACCACAAAAGAAAAATAGGCACGATTAACAGGACAATGCGATAGCGGAAGCCAAGAGAGATATATACACTTGACGCTATAAATAGCCAGCTAATAACAGACCAAAAATGCTTGCGTTGCTTCACCAACGCAGCAACCTGCAACAAAATTCCAGGTATAAGAAGATTGATTGAATAAAGAAAATAGTTGGATAGACCACCCACATCTATACCAGTCTCACTAGACCTGCTCTCAAAATACTGATTTGCAAAAAAAGGATTTAGAAGAGCCAAAACACGCCAGCCCGTTACTAGGACAAACATCAACAGACCAATCTGACAAAGGCGATTACCCAACCTATATATTCGCTCAGAAGAAACATGAACTGTCGCCCGCCTTTG
This Synechococcus sp. WH 8016 DNA region includes the following protein-coding sequences:
- a CDS encoding WcaF family extracellular polysaccharide biosynthesis acetyltransferase yields the protein MATEMDQLIQDLRNYRTPSGWHPGAPISRQILWFCVGSPLLSARWLPGSAWRVLLLRAFRARIGAGCRIKPGLRVKFPWRLVVGEACWLAEDAWLDNLATITLGDRVCLSQSAYLCTGNHNFHSPSFELRLGPITIGSDAWIAACAVLAPGTDVGPGAVVALGAVVSGIVPAGAIVRGNPSVVVGERISRSV
- a CDS encoding glycosyltransferase — translated: MIIHLSHAANSSDGGIATAVQSLSAAQHSIGLNSTWLTADRFEPRQRDRAISRAVLAASPQLVHLHGLWRSPTRVASRTAGLPLPLVIAPHGMLDSGALAISRYKKQLVWHLWEKRALESSRCLHALCSAEAAAIRVLLPRVPIAVIPNGVELPNASDAVAKCLPPWDGVIPAGESVMLFLGRFHPKKGLDPLLKAWQAVIPAAKRHRYWLALVGYGDDGALARRVAEAQQRGELERLHVFGPVFRAQKAAALSAATTFVLPSFSEGLPMAALEAMAYQRPCILTEACNLPEAFQVGAALRAESSPSDLAAVLERCFKLSSTELAAMGHAGQSLVRISFSWSQAAADTHELYSWVLGGGERPSFVRN